Below is a window of Gemmatimonas sp. UBA7669 DNA.
CAGCGTACCGCCTACACGGCGTACCGCGTCATGAGATCGTCGCCATATTGGCGGCGCTCCAGCACGCGCAGGCGAGGCGCCTCGTCGGCCTCGCGACCCGGCAGGCCAACGAAGGCCGGTAGGGCTCCTGCCCCCAGAATGCAGGAAGCCTGAAAGATAATCAGATGGTCCACCAATCGGTCGGCCAGAAAGGCCGAACCCAGGGTGGCCCCCCCTTCGAGAAAGAGATGGCGGATGCCGCGGCCGCGCAGGGCCTCGAGTGCCTCGGCAAGGCCGGTGGCGGCCAGCAGCGACACGCCGTGGCCGGCCAGGCCGTCCAGACGGTGCGGCGGCGCCTCGCGGCCCACCACCACATAGACCGGCTGCTGGTGGGCGGTTCTGACGAGCTGGGACTCGAGAGGGAGGCGGGCCAGACGGTCAAACACCACCCGGGCCGGCGGGACGCGGGGGGCCGGCGCTTCGCGCACGGTGAGGGCCGGGTCGTCGGCCAGTGCCGTACCGATGCCCACGGCCACCGCATCGGATTCGGCGCGCAGCGCGTGCACCGCGGCGCGGGACTCGGGGCCGGTGAGCCAGGCCCGGCGTCGTGAGGGGCCGGCTACCGCAGCGTCGAGCGAGACGGCCAGTTTGAGAGTGACAAAGGGGCGATCTGCATGGACGGCGCCATGCAGGAAGGGCGCGATGCGCCACGCGGCCTCGCTGGCCAGGATCCCGTGCTCGACCTGAATGCCCGCGGCCTCGAGGCGCTCAAGCCCGCCGGCCGCCTTCTTGTTGGGGTCACGCAGCGCACAGACCACGCGGGCCACGCCGGCGGCAATGAGCGCCTCGCTGCAGGGACCGGTCTTGCCGTGATGATTGCAAGGTTCGAGCGAGACATACACCGTGGCGCCACGTGCGCGTTCGCCGGCGGCCGCGAGGGCATGCACTTCGGCATGCGCTTCACCGTAACGCTGATGCCAGCCTTCTCCCACGATGACGCCGTCCCTTACGACGACCGCTCCCACCTTGGGATTGGGCGCCACCTGCCCCGCGCCGCGCTCAGCCAGTTCTATGGCCCGACGCATGAAGCGCGCGTGATCGTCAGTGGCGACGTCCACGCGCGCTGCATGATGCGGCAGGTGCGAATCAGAATCGGACCGTGACACCGAGTGATCCGTACCGATAGCTGTCGTTGGCGCGCTTGCCGCCAAACTGATTGACGGTCTGCTCGATGGTGCCGGCGCCGGACCACCCGTATTCCGCCACGATGCGCGTGATGGAGAGGCCGAAGGACGCGTTCACGAAAGCCGTGTTGCGCGAGACTTCGTTGCGCAGGCCATCGAGTGTCAACTGACTGCGCACCGGCAGGCCGGCGACGCTTTCATTGACCGCGGCACGCATGCCGGCGGTGCTCTCGATCTCGTCGCGGCCAACGCCCAGCGCCAGACCAAGCAGCGTAAAGCGCTTGCTGGCCACGAGGCGGTACGTGTTGGCGGTGACGGCCAGATTGCTGACGGTGAGCGAGTCGTTGCCCGGCAGGTAATCGAGTGTGACGGTGGGCAGCTTGCGCCGCATGGCGCTGAGGCTGACGCCCGGCACGAGGCTGGACTCCTGCAGCAATCCCACACGCAGTCCGTACGAGAACGCGAAGTTGCCGGACTGCGGCGCGAAGCGCAGTGCGCCCTCGGAGACATCGGGCAGATAGGTGGCGCCAAGCAGCACGTCCACACCGCCGATGTTGGTGAGACCCGCCGGCACGCCGGCAAACACACCAACCGCCGCGTCGACAGAAGGCACGGGCACGTAGGTGTCTTCGGCGCCGAAGTCGTCGCTGCGCGGACCCGTCACACTGAGCGGCACGGAGTTGCGCGGCAGTTGCCCCTGCACCGCCGTGAGTCGGAGGCTGATGGCGCGCTTGCCCCAGCCGCCCATGGTGCCACCCTCGCCCAGCACGGGGTTGCCGCCGGAAAGGGCGACTCCCACCTGAGGCATGACAAAGGCAAAGAGATCGCGCGCCTTGGTGCAGGCATCAGCGCCCACACTCGCGCCGGGCCCCACGGTGCAGGTACCGGCGCTGGTCTGCGCCTCTGCCGTGAACGGGCGCCACAGCAGCGTCGCAGCGGCTGCCATCGCAGCCACGGCCTGCCACCGCGCGGCGCGCATCAGGTGACCTGGCCGTCGAGGCGCACACGCCCCGTGCCGGGCACGACGCGACCCAACTCCCATGCGGCAATGCCCACCGACGCCGCACGCGACGTGATGTGCGAGACGTTGTCCCGCGATGTGATGACGACCATGCCCACCCCCATGTTGAAGGCCCGGAACATCTCGAGCGAGGCCACCTGCCCCGCCTCCGCGAGTACCCGGAACTCATTGGGGACGGTCCACGTGGAGGTATCCACGTCGGCATCCAAGGTGTGAGGCAGCGCACGGTTGAGATTGCCCGGCAGGCCGCCGCCGGTGATGTGCGCCATGGCGTGAATGTGCCCCAGCACCGGCTTGAGGCACGGCAGGTAGGAGCGATGCACCTTGAGCATGACGTCGGCCACGCTGGCACCGTCGGCGCCCGGGAAGGCGTCATGCACGCCGAGCTTGAGTCGCTCGGCAATGATGCGACGCGCCAGCGAGTAGCCGTTGGTGTGCAGGCCGTTGCCGCCCAGCGCCACCAGCACATCACCCTCCTGCACGCGCGCACTGCCCAGCACGGCGTCTTCCTCCACGATGCCGGTGATGAAACCGGCCAGATCGTAGTCGGGCGGCGTGTACACGCCGGGCATTTCGGCTGTTTCGCCACCAATCAGCGCGCATGCGTTCTCGCGGCAGCCCGCGGCAACACCGGCCACCACGCCTTCCACCACCGGCGGTTCGAGCTTGCCAAACGCCACGTAGTCGAGGAAGAACAGTGGCACGGCACCCTGCACCAGAATGTCATTGGTGCAGTGATTGACGAGGCAGTGGCCGATGGTGTCGTGGCGACCGGCTTCGATGGCGATCTTGATCTTGGTGCCCACACCGTCGGCGCTGGCCACCAGCAGCGGCGCCTTGTATCCCTCGGGCACACGGAACATGCCACCAAAGCCACCAAACGCGCCGCGCGCACCGGCCGTCATGGTGCTCTGCACCAGTTTGGCGAGACGATTCTTGGCGTCGTCGGCGGCGTCGATGTCCACGCCGGCACTGCGATAGTCGAGCGGCGCGCTGCTCTCTGGGTTGCTCATGCGCCGAGCTCCGTGTCAAAGGCCACCAGCTGACGGAATTCCTGGAGACGCTTGTCGATGTCCGCGCGCGTGATTTCGAGCAGACGCGCGTTGGAGAACTTCTCCACGGCAAACGAGCCCATGGCCGAGCCCACGACCACCGCACGACGCATGTTCTCGTCGCTCAGGTCGCCGGTTGCCGCGAGGTAGCCAATGAAACCACCGGCGAAGGAGTCACCAGCGCCCGTGGGGTCGAACACACTTTCCAGCGGATAGGCCGGCGCAAAGAAGATGCTCTCGCGCGTGAACATGAAGGCACCGTGCTCGCCCTTCTTGATGAGCACATGCTTGGGGCCCTTGTCCATGATCCAGCGCGCGGCCTGCACGAGATTGGTGTGCTCGGTGAGCTGGCGGGCTTCGGCGTCGTTGAGCGTAATGAGATCCACGTGGCCAAGCAGCTCCACCAGTTCCGGGCGACGCGACTCGATCCAGAAGTTCATCGTGTCGCAGGCCACGAGGCGCGGCTTCTCCACCTGCTCGAGCACCTGCAACTGCAGGCGCGGATCGATGTTGGCGAGAAACACAAACGGCGCGCGCTTGAACTGCTCAGGAATTTTCGGCCGAAAATGCGAGAACACGCCGAGGTGCGTTTCGAGCGTCTCGGCCGAGTTGAGATCGTGGCGATAGCGACCACGCCAGCGGAAGCTCGTGCCTTCGGCCTTTTCGAGTCCGGCCAGATCGACGCCGCGTGCGGCCAGCGGCTCGAGCTTCTCCACGGGGTAGTCGTCACCCACAACCCCCACGAGTTGCACGGGTGTGAAGTGACTGGCCGACGATGAGAAGTAGGTGCCGGAGCCACCAAGCACTTCGTCGGCCTTGCCGAATGGCGTCTCGACGGAATCGAGGGCCACCGAGCCGACGACAAGAACGGGATTCCTGATGCTGCCCGTGGCAGTACTCACATGCGCTCCGGCGCCGACAGTCCGAGAATGCGCAGACCGGCGGCAATACCGAGCTGCGAGGCACGCGCCAAGACGAGGCGCGCGCGGGTGATGGCCTCGGGCTCACCGAGGACGTGATGCTTGTGATACCAGGTGTGCGCGCAGCGCGCGGTCTCGAGCAGCCACCCGGCAATGCGGTGCGGCTCGAGATTCTCGGCAGCGCCCTTCACCATGGCCGGGAAGTCGAGCAGCTGCTTGACGAGCTCCACTTCGGCAGGCTCACTGAGCACACCGAGGTCCACGTCCTGGCCGGTCACCGTGGTGGCGTCGATTTCACCGACACGGAAGATGCCGCACATGCGCGCGTGCGCCATCTGGATGTAGTACACGGGGTTCTCTTCCGACTGGCTGCGCGCGAGGTCCACGTCGAACACCAGCTGGGAGTCACCCTTGCGCATGAGGTAGAAGTAGCGCACCGCGTCGCGGCCCACTTCGTCGATGAGATCGCGCACCGTGACGTACGAGCCGGCGCGCTTGGAGATCTTGACCTCCTCGCCGCTCTTCATGACGGTGACCATCTGGTGCAGCACGTAGTCGGGATAGCCCTCGGGAATACCGACGCCCAGCGCCTGCAACCCGGCGCGCACACGCGTGGTGGTGCTGTGGTGATCCGCACCCTGCACGTTGATGGCCCGCTTGTAGCCACGCTCCCACTTGGTGACGTGATACGCGACGTCGGGCACGAAGTAGGTGTAATCGCCGCCCTTGGCCGCGCTCTTCTTCATGACGCGATCCTTGTCGTCACCAAACGTGGTGGTGCGCAGGAACAGCGCGCCGTCTTCCTCGTAGGTGTGACCGGAGGCCTTGAGAGCTTCGACGGTCTTGTCGACGCGGCCGTCGGTGTAGAGCGAGCTTTCGAGGTAGTAGGTGTCGAACTTGACGCCAAAGGCCTGCAGGTCGAGATCCTGCTCATGACGCAGCGCGGCAACGGCAAAGGCGCGCATGGCGTCGAGGTCGTTGCCCTCGCGGTCCGCCGGATGCTGCGCGACGTAGCGCTCGGCAATTTCGCGAATGTACTCGCCGTGATAGCCACCCTCGGGAATCGCGAGCGGCTGGCCGGCCAACTCACGCACCCGGGCCTGTGTGCTCTTGGCGAGATTGGCGATCTGCGTGCCGGCGTCGTTGTAGTAGAACTCGCGATCGACGTTCCAGCCGGTCCACTCGAGCAGTGTGCTGATGGCGTCGCCGAGCGCCGCCTGTCGCCCGTGCCCCACATGCAGTGGACCGGTGGGGTTGGCGGAGACGAACTCCACACACACGCGCTGGTTGTGGCCCAGGTCCATGTGGCCCCACCGCTCGGGGGCGGCCAGAATCTGCAGCAGGCCGCGCGCCTGGAAACCGGGATCAAGACGGATGTTGACGAAGCCCGGTCCCGCGATGTCCGCCGACACGATGCCGACGCTGGACGTGTCGAGCGCGGCGATGAGCGCCTCGGCAATGTCGCGCGGCTTCTTGCCGAGCGGCTTGGCGAGCGTCATGGCGAGATTGGTGGCCCAATCACCGAAGGCCGGATCACGCGGGCGTTCGAGAATCGGGGAGACATCGTCGGGCGCACCGAGGGTACGCGCCGCGCGCGCCAGTTCGGCGCGCAGGGCTTCAGCCTGAGTCACGGCAGATGGTGCAAGAGGGCGTGCGACCGCGGCCGTCGAGCGCGTGAGCGCGCCCGACAGCGTGCGTCAGTCGGATTTGGTGGACGACGCGGCCGGACTGGCCGCGGGCTTGCTGTCGCTCTTGGTGCTTGAGGCGCTACCGGACGCGCTGTCGGACGACTTGCTGGACGTGTCGCCCTTGCTGCCACTCTCACCACCGGCCGCGGCACGCTGGTCCTTCTTGCCGTCCTTGCCGTAGTCGGTGATGTAGAAGCCGCTGCCCTTGAACAGCAGGCCGGCGCCACCGGAAATGATGCGCGTGGCCACGCGGCCGTCGTCGAGCGTGACGGAGTCGGGAACTTCGCTGATCTTGAAGATCCGCTCGATGATCGTGCCGTCGGGCGCGCGAAACTCGTAAGTTGGCATGGCTACGAAAGTTGGCTGAGGTCAAACAGCCTTGAAAGGTAGCCAGACCCGGGGCCGGGTTCAACGGCCCGAGCGGGGCCGTCTCAGCTGACCACGAGGGTGGGCGCGCCGGGGGTGTAGGTGACCGTGAACCGGGTCAGGTTGGTGGTCCGCTGCGGCGAATCAGGCAGGTTGATGCCCTGATTGTCGAACTCGGCGCCGTGATTGGGGCACTTGAAGCTGGTGCCGTTCACCACGTTGACGGTGGTGCCGGCGTGCGGGCATACCATGGAGAAGGCCGAGAAGCTGGTGGCGCTGGTGCGCACGACCGCCACTGGCGTGCCGGCCACATTGCCCACGCTGCCGGCGACCCCGCCCACATTGGCCAGCGCCGGCCAGGCGCCGATGTTCACGACCAGGCCCTGCGGCGTGACGGTCATGGTGACTGTGAGCGTGCGGGCGGTCACCCCGTTGGCGCTTACGGTGACGGTAGCCGTGAAGCTGCCCACCCCCGTGAGACTGGGATTGACCGTGAGGCGGAGGTCGGCGGGTGCGGTGGTCTGCGTGAGTTCCGTCGAGAGCCAACCGAACGAACCGGGCTCGTAGGCGATGCGCGCCGACAGTCCCGAGAGTGTGCCTCCGCCTCCATTGAGACAGCGTACCACCTGCACCGGCGGAATGGCGCCGGCGGTGGCGGCAAACTGCAGCGCGGTGGCCGAGAGCTGCAGGACGGCCGGCGCGTTCGGGTCTTGCACGACGAGGGCCACGGACACGGACTGCGCCCCATTGCTGGTGCCCGGCGCGGACACCACCACCGTGGCGCGGTAGCTGCCGGCCGGCAAGGTGCCGCGCTGCGCGGTGAGCGTGAGACGCGCGGGCGCGGTGGCGGCGTCGAGTGAGACGTTGAGCCAACCGGTGCGCTCATTGGGGGCGTAGCTCAAGCCCACCTGAATGCCGCTCAGGGTGCCACCGCCTTCGTTGTCAATGACGAGCGACTGCGACGGCGGCGCGGTGCCACCAATGGCCGCCGAGAAGGCGATGGTGGTGGCAGACAGGCTGAGTGCGGGTGGCAGTGGCGCCCCGCCAATGGTGAGCGTGCCGTTGGCATTACGGCGAATGCCGACGGGCGCGAGGCTGGCGGTGGCCTGTCCACCCAGCCAGGTGCCGTCGAGGGCAAATCGCGCACCGTGATTGGGACAGGCGAAGCCACTGGCCTCGGCGTTGACGATGGTGCCGCGGTGCGGACACACCAGAGAGAGGGCCCGATACGCCGCGTTGCCCGTGCGCTCCAGATAGATGGGCGCCGCCGCGCCGCGCGACACGATGGTGCGTCCGCCCACCTGCCCCAGCTCCGGCACGGTGGCCGGATCGAGCGTGAAGGTCTCGTTCGGGAATGGCAGGATCTGGTCGGGCCCGCTGATCACGCCGTCACCACAGGCGGCCATGGCCATTGCGCCAAGCGAAAGCCAGGACGCGGTGGCAAGAAATTCGCGGCGGTCCTGGCCAGCGCAACCAGCGCAGCCCTGGGGGCCAGCGGACGGCGGGGAATTGGAGTCGGGCATGACAGGCAGATCGGCGGACATGACGCCAAGTTGCATCCGCCCCGGTGTGTTCCGAAAGAGTCTCTTCGGTGCGCCGTGTCACAGATTGTTCTCTGTCATGCCTGCCTGGTGTCTCGCTCGCCGTCCCCCTGCCCCCGCCCATGTCCGCGCGCTGCCTACCTCGTCGACCCTTGAGCAGTTCTGTCGGTCCACACGGACCGGCACCGTCGCGCGCTGCGACCGCAGCCCTGGTGCTAGCGGCGCTGACGGGCGTGCTCATGTGTGGCCCACTCGCAGCGCAATCGGGTCCGCCACCGCTGTCCGGCCTGACCGGTGTGGGCGTATCGCGCGAACTGGCCGAGGCGCGGCGACAGACCCTCGAGGACCTGCGTTATGCGCTGTCGCTGCGTGTGTCGACGTCGGACACCGCGCATGGCGAGGTGACGGTGGAGTTCACCACACGCAGCACCGGCGATGTGGTGCTGGATTTTCGCGGGTTGTTTGTACATGGCGGCGAAGTGAACGGACAGGCGTGGAATGCGCGGGAGGCCTGGAACGGTCATCACCTGCTCGTGCCGTCACGTCTGCTGCAGGCCGGGCGCAACAGCGTGCGCCTGCGCTTCGGTTCAGCGGTGGCGTCGGCGGGCGCGGCGGTCATTCGCACCCAGGATGTGCGCGACAGCAGCACGTATCTGTACACCCTGCTCGTGCCGGCCGATGCCAATCTGCTGTTTCCCGTGTTCGACCAGCCCGACCTCAAGGCGCGGATTACCCTGTCGCTGAGCACTCCACCCATGTGGCGGGCGCTGTCGAATGCTGCGCTCGTATCGCGCGACAGCTCGGCCGCGCAGGTCGTTCATACCTTTGCACCAACGGTTCCCATCAGTACCTACCTGTTTGCGTTTGCAGCGGGGCCATGGGACGTACAGACACGCGAGCTGGCAATGCATGAGGGCGCGCCGGCGCAGCCCATGTCACTGTGGGTGAGACAGTCACGCGCGCGTGAAGCCGAGTCGGATACGCTGCTGCAGATGAATGCGCGGGCGCTGCGTTGGTTGGGGCAGTACTTCGGTGTGTCCTACCCCTTTGGCAAGTACGATCTGCTGCTGGCGCCGGCATTCCCGTTTGGCGGCATGGAGCATCCGGGGGCCGTGTTCTACAACGAGGAGAGCTTCATCTATCGCGAGCCGCCCACGGTCTCGCAGTTGCTGGGTCGTCAGGCCACCACCTTTCACGAAGTCGCG
It encodes the following:
- a CDS encoding PfkB family carbohydrate kinase: MSTATGSIRNPVLVVGSVALDSVETPFGKADEVLGGSGTYFSSSASHFTPVQLVGVVGDDYPVEKLEPLAARGVDLAGLEKAEGTSFRWRGRYRHDLNSAETLETHLGVFSHFRPKIPEQFKRAPFVFLANIDPRLQLQVLEQVEKPRLVACDTMNFWIESRRPELVELLGHVDLITLNDAEARQLTEHTNLVQAARWIMDKGPKHVLIKKGEHGAFMFTRESIFFAPAYPLESVFDPTGAGDSFAGGFIGYLAATGDLSDENMRRAVVVGSAMGSFAVEKFSNARLLEITRADIDKRLQEFRQLVAFDTELGA
- the purM gene encoding phosphoribosylformylglycinamidine cyclo-ligase — encoded protein: MSNPESSAPLDYRSAGVDIDAADDAKNRLAKLVQSTMTAGARGAFGGFGGMFRVPEGYKAPLLVASADGVGTKIKIAIEAGRHDTIGHCLVNHCTNDILVQGAVPLFFLDYVAFGKLEPPVVEGVVAGVAAGCRENACALIGGETAEMPGVYTPPDYDLAGFITGIVEEDAVLGSARVQEGDVLVALGGNGLHTNGYSLARRIIAERLKLGVHDAFPGADGASVADVMLKVHRSYLPCLKPVLGHIHAMAHITGGGLPGNLNRALPHTLDADVDTSTWTVPNEFRVLAEAGQVASLEMFRAFNMGVGMVVITSRDNVSHITSRAASVGIAAWELGRVVPGTGRVRLDGQVT
- the ribD gene encoding bifunctional diaminohydroxyphosphoribosylaminopyrimidine deaminase/5-amino-6-(5-phosphoribosylamino)uracil reductase RibD; protein product: MDVATDDHARFMRRAIELAERGAGQVAPNPKVGAVVVRDGVIVGEGWHQRYGEAHAEVHALAAAGERARGATVYVSLEPCNHHGKTGPCSEALIAAGVARVVCALRDPNKKAAGGLERLEAAGIQVEHGILASEAAWRIAPFLHGAVHADRPFVTLKLAVSLDAAVAGPSRRRAWLTGPESRAAVHALRAESDAVAVGIGTALADDPALTVREAPAPRVPPARVVFDRLARLPLESQLVRTAHQQPVYVVVGREAPPHRLDGLAGHGVSLLAATGLAEALEALRGRGIRHLFLEGGATLGSAFLADRLVDHLIIFQASCILGAGALPAFVGLPGREADEAPRLRVLERRQYGDDLMTRYAV
- a CDS encoding ubiquinol-cytochrome c reductase iron-sulfur subunit, with product MSADLPVMPDSNSPPSAGPQGCAGCAGQDRREFLATASWLSLGAMAMAACGDGVISGPDQILPFPNETFTLDPATVPELGQVGGRTIVSRGAAAPIYLERTGNAAYRALSLVCPHRGTIVNAEASGFACPNHGARFALDGTWLGGQATASLAPVGIRRNANGTLTIGGAPLPPALSLSATTIAFSAAIGGTAPPSQSLVIDNEGGGTLSGIQVGLSYAPNERTGWLNVSLDAATAPARLTLTAQRGTLPAGSYRATVVVSAPGTSNGAQSVSVALVVQDPNAPAVLQLSATALQFAATAGAIPPVQVVRCLNGGGGTLSGLSARIAYEPGSFGWLSTELTQTTAPADLRLTVNPSLTGVGSFTATVTVSANGVTARTLTVTMTVTPQGLVVNIGAWPALANVGGVAGSVGNVAGTPVAVVRTSATSFSAFSMVCPHAGTTVNVVNGTSFKCPNHGAEFDNQGINLPDSPQRTTNLTRFTVTYTPGAPTLVVS
- the argS gene encoding arginine--tRNA ligase; the encoded protein is MTQAEALRAELARAARTLGAPDDVSPILERPRDPAFGDWATNLAMTLAKPLGKKPRDIAEALIAALDTSSVGIVSADIAGPGFVNIRLDPGFQARGLLQILAAPERWGHMDLGHNQRVCVEFVSANPTGPLHVGHGRQAALGDAISTLLEWTGWNVDREFYYNDAGTQIANLAKSTQARVRELAGQPLAIPEGGYHGEYIREIAERYVAQHPADREGNDLDAMRAFAVAALRHEQDLDLQAFGVKFDTYYLESSLYTDGRVDKTVEALKASGHTYEEDGALFLRTTTFGDDKDRVMKKSAAKGGDYTYFVPDVAYHVTKWERGYKRAINVQGADHHSTTTRVRAGLQALGVGIPEGYPDYVLHQMVTVMKSGEEVKISKRAGSYVTVRDLIDEVGRDAVRYFYLMRKGDSQLVFDVDLARSQSEENPVYYIQMAHARMCGIFRVGEIDATTVTGQDVDLGVLSEPAEVELVKQLLDFPAMVKGAAENLEPHRIAGWLLETARCAHTWYHKHHVLGEPEAITRARLVLARASQLGIAAGLRILGLSAPERM
- a CDS encoding FmdB family zinc ribbon protein: MPTYEFRAPDGTIIERIFKISEVPDSVTLDDGRVATRIISGGAGLLFKGSGFYITDYGKDGKKDQRAAAGGESGSKGDTSSKSSDSASGSASSTKSDSKPAASPAASSTKSD